A stretch of the Polaribacter pacificus genome encodes the following:
- a CDS encoding P-II family nitrogen regulator, whose protein sequence is MKEIKAFIKPNRIQRVIEALADSGFKSMTLSQAEGTGAFKAKGARPSLDFHVTDSPVVKLELVCQNEEAQAAIETILRNGKTEEPGDGIIYIANIEDAFHIKTGESIGK, encoded by the coding sequence ATGAAGGAAATAAAAGCATTTATAAAACCGAACCGGATCCAAAGGGTAATTGAAGCTCTTGCTGATAGTGGTTTTAAAAGTATGACCCTGTCACAAGCAGAAGGCACGGGAGCGTTCAAGGCAAAAGGCGCAAGACCGTCGCTGGATTTTCACGTGACAGATAGTCCAGTGGTCAAGCTAGAACTGGTTTGTCAAAATGAGGAAGCCCAAGCCGCAATTGAAACAATTCTAAGAAATGGTAAAACGGAAGAACCAGGAGACGGGATTATTTATATCGCAAATATTGAGGATGCCTTTCACATTAAAACGGGAGAATCCATAGGGAAATAG
- a CDS encoding heavy metal translocating P-type ATPase, translating to MKKKKVNLRDLKPNSEVQHTHNDGHNHGNGSAFKTYVPAIISFTMLIIGIGLDYFDVSFFKDWIRIAWYGIAYLPVGFPVVKEGWISIKKGDVFTEFFLMSIATIGAFVIGEYPEGVAVMLFYAVGELFQSAAVNRAKGNIKALLDVRPKEANVFREGDYKSVSPEVVNIGEKIQIRVGEKIPLDGILLSEKASLNTAALTGESKPDSIQKEAKVYAGSINLESVIEVEVTNKFEDSSIARILDLVQNATARKSKTELFIRQFARIYTPIVVFLAIGVTFIPYFFVDDYVFRDWLYRALIFLVISCPCALVISIPLGYFGGLGAASKNGILFKGASFLDEMTKVNTVVMDKTGTVTKGVFKIKEIKTIHWEEPEFMKYLMAMEEQSTHPIAKAILEYKDEDAGYEASEVSEIAGKGLKGIVNGQTILVGNKALITSNNIEVSKEIDTIVESIVLVAIDNAFAGYVVIADELKEDAKETITALHKVGIKKIMMLSGDKDSITQKVASELNIEEAKGGLLPEDKLNEVEKLKQNSENKIAFIGDGINDAPVLAASDVGIAMGGFGSDVAIETADVIIQTDQPSKVVKAIQIGRSTREIVWQNIGLAFGVKVIVLILGAGGLATMWEAVFADVGVALLAILNAVRLQRIY from the coding sequence ATGAAAAAAAAGAAAGTCAATTTAAGAGATTTAAAACCAAATTCAGAAGTGCAACACACGCATAATGATGGTCATAATCACGGTAATGGAAGTGCATTCAAAACCTACGTGCCTGCAATAATAAGTTTTACAATGCTTATCATTGGTATAGGTTTAGATTATTTTGATGTTTCATTCTTTAAGGATTGGATTCGTATTGCTTGGTATGGTATTGCATATCTTCCTGTAGGGTTTCCTGTTGTAAAAGAGGGTTGGATTAGTATTAAAAAAGGTGATGTTTTTACAGAGTTCTTTTTAATGTCTATAGCAACCATTGGTGCATTTGTTATTGGTGAATATCCCGAAGGTGTTGCAGTAATGCTATTTTATGCAGTAGGCGAATTATTTCAAAGTGCTGCTGTAAATCGTGCAAAAGGAAATATAAAAGCATTATTAGATGTTAGACCTAAAGAAGCCAATGTATTTCGTGAGGGAGATTATAAAAGTGTTTCGCCTGAAGTTGTCAATATTGGAGAGAAAATTCAAATTCGTGTAGGTGAAAAAATTCCATTGGATGGCATTTTATTATCCGAAAAAGCATCTTTAAATACAGCTGCGTTAACAGGAGAAAGCAAACCAGATTCCATTCAAAAAGAAGCAAAGGTTTACGCGGGTAGTATTAATTTGGAAAGCGTTATTGAAGTTGAGGTAACCAATAAGTTTGAAGACAGTTCTATTGCGAGAATATTAGACTTGGTTCAAAATGCAACAGCACGTAAATCTAAAACAGAATTATTCATCAGACAGTTTGCTCGTATCTACACACCAATTGTAGTGTTTTTAGCTATTGGTGTTACTTTTATACCTTACTTTTTTGTAGATGATTATGTGTTTAGAGATTGGTTATACAGAGCATTAATTTTCTTGGTAATATCTTGTCCTTGTGCGTTAGTGATTTCAATTCCATTAGGATATTTCGGTGGATTAGGGGCAGCTTCAAAAAATGGTATTCTATTCAAAGGGGCTTCATTTTTGGATGAAATGACCAAAGTGAATACGGTAGTGATGGATAAAACTGGAACTGTGACCAAAGGTGTTTTCAAAATAAAGGAAATAAAAACCATCCATTGGGAAGAACCTGAATTTATGAAATATCTGATGGCGATGGAAGAGCAATCTACCCATCCTATTGCAAAAGCTATTTTGGAATATAAAGATGAAGATGCAGGCTATGAAGCTTCCGAAGTGTCTGAAATAGCTGGAAAAGGTTTAAAAGGTATTGTAAACGGACAAACTATTTTAGTTGGTAATAAAGCCTTAATTACATCAAATAATATCGAAGTTTCCAAAGAAATTGACACTATCGTAGAATCTATAGTTTTAGTGGCTATTGATAACGCTTTTGCTGGCTACGTGGTTATTGCAGATGAATTAAAAGAGGATGCCAAAGAAACAATTACAGCGCTACATAAAGTAGGTATTAAAAAAATAATGATGCTTTCTGGAGATAAAGATTCTATTACTCAAAAAGTAGCATCAGAATTAAATATTGAAGAAGCCAAAGGTGGTTTATTACCAGAAGATAAATTGAATGAAGTAGAAAAGTTAAAACAAAATTCAGAAAATAAGATTGCTTTTATTGGTGATGGAATTAATGATGCACCTGTTTTAGCAGCAAGTGATGTTGGTATTGCAATGGGTGGTTTTGGTAGTGATGTTGCCATTGAAACAGCAGATGTAATTATTCAGACAGATCAACCTTCAAAAGTGGTAAAAGCGATTCAAATTGGTCGTTCTACAAGAGAAATTGTATGGCAAAATATTGGATTAGCATTTGGCGTAAAAGTGATTGTCCTAATTTTAGGAGCAGGTGGTTTAGCTACAATGTGGGAAGCAGTTTTCGCAGATGTTGGTGTTGCTTTGTTAGCAATATTGAATGCTGTAAGATTACAGAGAATTTATTAA
- a CDS encoding CusA/CzcA family heavy metal efflux RND transporter, with protein MINKIISFSINNKFIIGLFIVALVGTGIWSMATINLGSVPDITNNQVQVITVAPNLGTEDIEQFVTYPVELAMANLPDVIELRSVSRFGLSVVTIVFKDEAGTYLPRQLVQEKLTEVAGEIPEGFGTPFMAPITTGLGEIFQYTLKVTEGYEDKYDAMELRTIQDWIVKRQMALVPGVVEVNAFGGYVKQYEVAINPDKLKSFGITMNQVFEALKVNNANTGGAYIEKNHQANFIRGEGLARSIADLENTVVTTQNGSPVLVRDVAEKVGYGNQVRYGAFTQDGHESVGGQILMLKGESPGDVIENVEKRIVEIQKSLPEGVYIDAFLSRSELIEATTSTVKNNLIEGALIVIFVLVLLLGSFRGGLIAASIIPLCLLFAFILMKQFGIWANLMSLGAIDFGIIVDGAVIIVEGAVFHIHQRMKKSTTAINQAEMDEIAYDSSSKMMNSAFFGQLIVLIVFTPILFLTGVEGKMFRPMAFTFGFAVLGAIILCLTYVPMMSSLFLKPAKNQNSWFAKFENKIDRFSDKIMDVLNRIYLPILNFALRFRAGVVIGAVSLLLISGFIFSNMGAEFVPKFDEGDIAFQALIKPGSSLTESIEASEKLQKLINEFPEVKTVVSRIGVAEIPTDPMPMDIADSYIILEKDKSKWTSADSKEELIEKIQEKISVVPGVNFVFTQPVELRFNELLTGVREDVAIKLYGEDLGVLADKVQEIAAVIRTVPGAADLNVEATSGLPQMTVVYNRAKMAQYGVTVDKLNDYVSASFSGEQAGVIFEGEKRFDVVIRLAEEYRQDINSLKNLFIDLPNGAQVPLKEVADISYKPGPMQISRDNTSRRISVGVNVRGRDVKSMVEEIQQKLETDVKLPPGYFVTYGGSFENLQRASDRLMIVVPIVLLTIFVLLYFALNSVTQALMIYMAVPLATIGGVFVLLIRGMPFSISAGVGFIVLFGVAVLNGLILINKFNELKDSGMTDLKKRIYEATHERLRPILLTAITTIMGFIPMAISTSGGAEVQRPLATVVIGGMLTATFLTLVVIPILYYWLESRKEKKDNGGDVSYIKKSTNIVTVLLMVGGLMASGTSFAQDTNQDGTIPKTLTIDEAIAMAKQNYPSLKESQAFIEREKALKGTSFDLGSTQVFTGKEEYGNNLPGVQTTVGVQQGNIDLLSGFSKSKFYKERIALGEKFYVASEQQLVRNVMQAYDQINYYKAQLRFADQLDSIYANFKTAAQLRYDTGETGKLEFISASSEFQQIQVLRQQAFDDIEIAKRALKQYLGTDESIETISEPYKTLDFMATLDSTSVANNPMLQYALQNAEVSKANVGVEKSQFLPKFSLSYGRQVVDDVSGFNTYQAGISIPLWFFPQKSRVKAAKADAMVAENQYLEQKAVTESRVSQLTKSLEKTKKILQYYEEGALLLAEQQITTAQLASKEGEIDYVNYITILNSAIRIKQNHLQYINQFNQQSIEIQYQLGNL; from the coding sequence ATGATTAACAAAATCATTTCATTTTCCATTAATAATAAATTTATTATTGGCTTATTTATAGTGGCACTTGTTGGTACGGGCATTTGGTCTATGGCCACTATAAACTTGGGTTCTGTACCCGATATAACAAACAACCAAGTACAGGTAATAACCGTGGCCCCAAACTTGGGGACAGAAGATATAGAACAATTTGTTACCTATCCCGTAGAATTGGCAATGGCCAATCTTCCTGACGTCATCGAGCTGCGTTCAGTATCCCGTTTTGGGCTGTCCGTGGTTACCATTGTTTTTAAGGACGAGGCAGGCACTTATCTGCCACGGCAATTGGTACAGGAGAAATTAACCGAAGTTGCCGGAGAAATCCCCGAAGGTTTTGGCACACCTTTTATGGCACCCATAACAACAGGTCTGGGCGAAATTTTTCAATATACCTTAAAAGTGACAGAAGGCTATGAAGACAAATATGACGCAATGGAGCTTCGTACCATCCAAGATTGGATTGTAAAACGCCAAATGGCTTTAGTGCCAGGCGTAGTCGAGGTCAATGCTTTTGGAGGTTATGTAAAACAATATGAAGTTGCCATAAATCCTGATAAACTAAAAAGTTTTGGCATTACAATGAATCAGGTTTTTGAAGCTCTTAAAGTGAACAATGCTAATACCGGTGGTGCTTACATTGAAAAAAACCACCAAGCCAATTTTATCCGTGGCGAAGGGCTGGCTCGAAGTATCGCCGATTTGGAAAACACGGTTGTGACCACTCAAAATGGAAGCCCTGTCTTGGTAAGGGACGTTGCCGAAAAAGTGGGCTACGGAAACCAAGTGCGTTATGGTGCATTTACCCAAGACGGTCACGAATCCGTAGGTGGACAAATTTTAATGCTGAAAGGCGAAAGCCCAGGCGACGTGATTGAAAATGTGGAAAAGCGTATTGTAGAAATTCAAAAATCCCTGCCGGAAGGTGTTTATATTGATGCTTTTTTAAGCCGAAGTGAACTTATTGAGGCAACCACAAGTACCGTTAAAAACAATCTAATAGAAGGAGCCCTAATCGTCATATTTGTTTTGGTCTTACTTTTGGGAAGCTTCCGTGGTGGCTTGATAGCAGCTTCGATAATCCCTTTATGTCTATTATTTGCATTTATTTTGATGAAACAATTTGGCATTTGGGCAAATTTAATGTCCTTGGGTGCGATCGATTTTGGAATTATTGTAGATGGAGCGGTGATTATCGTGGAAGGAGCGGTTTTCCACATTCATCAACGGATGAAAAAATCCACAACCGCCATCAACCAAGCTGAAATGGATGAAATCGCCTATGATTCTTCAAGTAAAATGATGAATTCTGCCTTCTTCGGTCAACTAATTGTTCTTATAGTTTTTACACCGATTCTTTTTTTGACCGGTGTGGAAGGGAAAATGTTCCGGCCAATGGCATTTACATTTGGTTTTGCCGTTTTAGGAGCGATTATCCTTTGTCTTACCTACGTGCCAATGATGTCATCATTATTTTTAAAACCTGCTAAAAATCAAAATAGTTGGTTCGCCAAGTTTGAAAACAAGATTGATAGGTTCAGTGATAAAATTATGGATGTTCTGAATCGTATCTATCTGCCTATATTAAATTTTGCACTTCGCTTTCGGGCAGGTGTGGTTATAGGCGCGGTTTCCTTGCTTTTGATTTCAGGATTTATTTTCAGCAATATGGGAGCAGAATTTGTCCCTAAATTTGATGAAGGCGATATTGCATTTCAAGCATTGATAAAACCGGGGAGCAGTCTTACAGAATCTATTGAGGCTTCAGAGAAACTTCAGAAGTTAATCAATGAGTTTCCGGAAGTAAAAACAGTAGTTTCTAGGATTGGTGTGGCCGAAATACCGACAGACCCGATGCCTATGGATATTGCCGATAGTTATATTATTCTTGAAAAAGATAAGAGTAAATGGACTTCCGCAGATAGTAAAGAAGAACTGATAGAAAAAATACAGGAAAAAATTTCAGTAGTTCCCGGCGTAAATTTCGTGTTTACCCAACCTGTAGAACTTCGTTTTAATGAATTGCTTACAGGGGTTCGTGAGGACGTGGCAATCAAACTGTACGGAGAAGATTTAGGCGTTTTGGCAGACAAGGTACAGGAAATCGCAGCGGTCATCAGAACCGTTCCCGGAGCGGCTGACCTCAATGTAGAAGCTACAAGCGGTTTGCCACAAATGACAGTGGTGTATAACCGGGCAAAAATGGCACAATACGGTGTAACCGTTGACAAGCTGAATGATTATGTAAGTGCTTCATTTTCTGGAGAACAGGCAGGAGTCATTTTTGAAGGGGAAAAACGATTCGATGTGGTCATTCGTTTGGCAGAGGAATATCGACAAGACATCAATAGCTTAAAAAACCTTTTCATAGACCTGCCAAACGGTGCACAAGTACCTTTAAAGGAGGTTGCAGATATCAGCTATAAGCCAGGTCCGATGCAGATTTCAAGGGACAATACCTCCCGTCGTATTTCGGTAGGGGTCAATGTTCGTGGGCGCGATGTAAAATCGATGGTCGAGGAAATTCAACAAAAATTGGAAACGGACGTGAAACTGCCACCAGGTTATTTTGTAACCTACGGAGGTTCTTTCGAAAACCTTCAACGTGCTTCAGACCGATTGATGATTGTAGTTCCAATCGTTCTATTAACAATATTTGTTCTGCTTTACTTTGCTTTAAATTCAGTTACACAGGCCTTGATGATCTATATGGCAGTGCCTTTGGCGACCATTGGTGGTGTTTTCGTTTTGTTGATTCGTGGAATGCCTTTCAGTATTTCTGCCGGAGTCGGGTTTATCGTGCTCTTCGGAGTTGCCGTATTAAACGGACTCATACTCATAAACAAATTCAATGAATTAAAAGACAGTGGAATGACAGATTTAAAAAAACGTATATACGAAGCAACGCACGAACGTTTACGTCCAATTTTATTAACAGCCATTACAACAATTATGGGTTTTATCCCAATGGCGATTTCTACCTCTGGTGGTGCAGAAGTACAGCGACCTTTGGCGACAGTAGTCATTGGAGGAATGCTTACGGCAACATTTCTGACCTTGGTGGTTATTCCTATTCTTTATTATTGGCTGGAATCCCGAAAAGAAAAGAAGGACAATGGTGGAGATGTAAGTTATATTAAAAAATCAACCAATATTGTAACCGTATTATTGATGGTTGGAGGTTTGATGGCTTCTGGTACTTCATTTGCCCAAGACACCAATCAAGATGGTACAATCCCAAAGACCTTGACCATTGATGAGGCTATTGCTATGGCTAAACAGAATTATCCATCACTTAAAGAGAGCCAAGCATTTATTGAACGGGAAAAGGCACTAAAGGGAACGAGTTTTGACCTTGGTAGCACTCAAGTTTTCACGGGCAAAGAAGAATATGGAAATAATCTTCCTGGAGTGCAGACAACCGTTGGTGTGCAACAGGGCAACATTGATTTGCTTTCCGGTTTTTCAAAATCGAAGTTTTACAAAGAGCGTATTGCCTTGGGAGAAAAGTTTTATGTGGCCAGTGAACAACAATTGGTGCGTAATGTGATGCAAGCGTATGACCAAATAAATTATTATAAGGCGCAGTTGCGCTTTGCAGACCAACTGGACAGTATTTATGCCAATTTTAAGACCGCTGCCCAACTTCGGTATGATACGGGAGAAACAGGCAAATTGGAATTTATTTCAGCCTCTTCCGAATTTCAACAGATTCAAGTATTAAGGCAACAAGCCTTTGATGATATTGAAATAGCCAAACGTGCCTTAAAACAATATTTGGGAACGGATGAATCCATTGAAACGATTAGTGAACCATACAAAACATTGGATTTTATGGCGACATTAGATTCCACTTCGGTAGCGAATAACCCAATGTTGCAATATGCCTTGCAAAATGCCGAAGTAAGTAAAGCAAACGTGGGCGTTGAGAAATCACAATTCCTACCGAAATTCAGCTTATCGTATGGCAGGCAGGTTGTAGATGATGTTTCAGGCTTCAACACCTATCAGGCGGGTATTAGCATTCCGCTATGGTTTTTTCCGCAGAAGTCAAGGGTAAAAGCAGCAAAGGCAGACGCAATGGTAGCAGAGAATCAATATTTGGAGCAAAAGGCGGTTACAGAAAGTCGCGTGTCGCAATTGACCAAATCCCTTGAAAAAACAAAGAAGATTTTGCAATATTACGAAGAAGGCGCACTATTGTTGGCAGAACAGCAAATTACCACAGCGCAATTGGCATCCAAGGAAGGCGAAATAGATTATGTCAATTATATCACAATTCTCAACAGTGCCATCAGGATAAAACAAAACCATTTGCAATACATAAACCAGTTTAACCAACAATCCATTGAGATACAATATCAATTGGGCAATTTATAA
- a CDS encoding DUF3703 domain-containing protein: protein MKFNTKIPKHLKQAYNQELKQYSFCLENKQFGNAWYHLERSHIIGQSYPIEHTYSHWLMLKFGFRQKDTKEVIGQIIRLLVGGWKSFINHVPLGNTGGANVPPLKRMPIPNDIEILLEIK, encoded by the coding sequence ATGAAGTTTAATACTAAAATACCTAAACATCTAAAACAGGCGTATAACCAAGAATTAAAACAATACAGTTTCTGTTTAGAAAATAAGCAGTTTGGTAATGCTTGGTATCATTTAGAACGTAGTCATATAATAGGACAATCTTATCCTATAGAACATACCTATTCACATTGGCTTATGCTAAAGTTTGGATTTAGACAAAAAGATACGAAAGAAGTAATAGGTCAAATAATTAGGTTGCTTGTGGGTGGCTGGAAATCATTTATAAATCACGTTCCACTTGGTAATACTGGTGGAGCAAACGTGCCACCATTAAAACGAATGCCTATTCCCAATGACATTGAAATATTATTAGAAATTAAATGA
- a CDS encoding efflux RND transporter periplasmic adaptor subunit translates to MKNILLVSIVLFTLMFMSCNDAPKSELGHNEAEGVSKTNEGEEEGHSEEEGVVELTKQQAETIGLEMKPLEERNLGNNIKVTGTLELFPQDKANISPFVGGNVSAIKVIPGDNVSKGQVLAYIEHPDIIAMQQDYQEKNDELVFLKQDFERKQTLYDKGVSSGKEFQMAQSKFRSTTSSVNGLRAQLKLLGINPEKVAEGQIYSAVPITTPISGYVDEVMISLGDYVAQQSKMFSISDNSKIYVNFKVYEKDIKQIQKGQQIYFSTASRPDELLKATVRSIGKTFETDPKAIEVLADIENKDKNLLPGMYVEGRIVQGEKKGFAVPEAAIIKEGEQSFIFILDEDEEMEVGKMKFKMIPVTVGITDLGFVEVNLPAEVSTDAKVVINGAYNLSSEMIKGELEHGH, encoded by the coding sequence ATGAAGAATATATTATTAGTAAGTATCGTATTATTTACACTTATGTTTATGAGTTGTAATGATGCCCCAAAATCTGAACTTGGGCATAACGAAGCCGAAGGCGTATCAAAAACCAATGAAGGAGAAGAAGAAGGTCACAGCGAGGAAGAAGGCGTTGTGGAACTTACAAAGCAACAGGCCGAAACCATAGGTTTGGAAATGAAACCTTTGGAGGAACGCAATTTAGGGAACAACATTAAGGTAACGGGAACGCTGGAGCTTTTCCCACAGGACAAGGCGAACATAAGCCCGTTTGTTGGTGGAAATGTGAGTGCCATAAAAGTAATACCCGGAGATAACGTAAGCAAAGGTCAAGTGCTGGCATATATAGAACACCCGGATATCATTGCAATGCAACAGGACTATCAGGAAAAAAATGACGAACTGGTCTTTTTGAAACAGGATTTTGAACGCAAGCAGACGCTTTATGACAAAGGCGTTTCTTCGGGAAAGGAATTTCAAATGGCTCAATCAAAATTTCGTTCCACAACATCCAGCGTCAATGGTTTGAGGGCCCAATTGAAGTTGTTGGGGATTAATCCGGAAAAAGTGGCGGAAGGACAGATATATTCCGCAGTTCCCATTACCACACCCATAAGTGGTTATGTGGATGAAGTAATGATTAGCCTTGGCGATTACGTGGCACAACAATCCAAAATGTTCTCGATAAGCGATAATTCAAAAATTTATGTAAACTTCAAAGTCTATGAAAAGGACATAAAGCAAATCCAGAAAGGACAACAGATATATTTTTCCACGGCCTCTCGCCCAGATGAACTGCTTAAAGCAACCGTTCGGTCTATAGGTAAAACTTTTGAGACAGACCCAAAAGCCATAGAAGTTCTTGCTGATATAGAAAACAAGGATAAAAATCTTTTGCCAGGTATGTATGTAGAAGGGCGCATAGTGCAGGGCGAGAAAAAGGGTTTTGCCGTTCCGGAAGCCGCCATTATAAAGGAAGGCGAGCAATCCTTTATTTTTATCTTGGATGAAGATGAGGAAATGGAAGTAGGCAAAATGAAATTCAAAATGATACCCGTAACGGTTGGTATTACTGATTTAGGCTTTGTTGAAGTCAATCTGCCTGCCGAAGTTTCAACCGATGCCAAAGTGGTCATAAACGGAGCTTATAACCTGTCTTCTGAAATGATAAAGGGCGAACTGGAACACGGACATTAA
- a CDS encoding HYC_CC_PP family protein has translation MSKLSHKILAVLMSFVVLFSTTSFAITKHFCGDTLVDTAIFSEASTCGMESQKDTSATISGCSIIKKDCCKDVQVLIDGQDEVQLQVDKISFNQELFIASFIYTYINLFENLENNVSSFEEYEPPLVIKEIFKIDETYLI, from the coding sequence ATGTCAAAGTTATCACATAAAATATTAGCTGTTTTAATGTCGTTTGTAGTCTTATTTTCTACAACTTCATTTGCTATCACAAAACATTTTTGTGGTGATACTCTTGTAGATACTGCAATTTTTTCTGAAGCTTCAACTTGTGGGATGGAAAGTCAAAAAGATACTTCTGCAACTATTTCTGGTTGTTCAATCATAAAAAAAGATTGTTGCAAAGATGTACAAGTATTAATTGATGGTCAAGACGAAGTACAATTGCAGGTTGATAAAATATCTTTTAACCAAGAATTATTTATTGCTTCGTTTATCTACACATACATTAATCTTTTTGAAAATTTAGAGAATAATGTATCTTCGTTCGAAGAATACGAACCACCACTCGTCATAAAAGAAATCTTCAAGATTGACGAGACTTATTTAATTTGA
- a CDS encoding Fur family transcriptional regulator, whose translation MTEIEKFLEDKRVRPTAMRILIYKFMGQKKIAVALTDIENAFTKADRTTLYRTLKTFEEKGIVHQIDDGTGISKYALCEEGCNCDIKNDLHLHFHCNNCNETTCLTDHKIPQIKVPNGFVSENVNLVVKGICDKCSV comes from the coding sequence ATGACTGAAATAGAAAAATTTTTAGAAGACAAAAGGGTTCGCCCTACGGCAATGCGCATCCTCATCTACAAGTTTATGGGACAAAAAAAAATTGCAGTCGCCCTAACCGATATTGAAAATGCTTTTACAAAGGCGGATAGAACCACGCTTTACAGAACCCTTAAAACTTTTGAGGAAAAAGGTATTGTACATCAAATTGATGATGGCACGGGAATTTCAAAATATGCTTTATGTGAAGAAGGCTGTAATTGTGATATTAAAAACGATTTGCATTTACATTTTCATTGTAATAATTGTAATGAAACAACTTGTTTAACTGACCATAAAATTCCACAAATAAAAGTGCCAAATGGTTTTGTGTCAGAGAATGTAAATTTGGTGGTAAAAGGTATTTGCGATAAGTGTAGTGTCTAA